A stretch of the Raphanus sativus cultivar WK10039 unplaced genomic scaffold, ASM80110v3 Scaffold0464, whole genome shotgun sequence genome encodes the following:
- the LOC130502240 gene encoding uncharacterized protein LOC130502240, which translates to MDSRPSFTNPTGTLLAPTSSEDIRLFFTTGVLHRQQNETHVRLIPKVTAARRVAEYRPISLCNTHYKIIAKILTRRLKPLLPQLISRSQSAFVAGRAIGDNVLITHETLHFLRTSEVKKYCSMAVKTDMSKAYDRIEWDFLRAVLEQLGFAQIWVDWVMACVETVLSSMCEKAQNNGSLPGVRVSRGSHAITHLLFADDTMFFCKSSASSVATLLGILRTYESLSGQCINFSTSSITFSAKTPMEVKTRVKDTLNIETEGGLEITQLDYAFSVESRKQVLLKAVLVAMPCYTMSCFKIPLSLCKQIQSLLTRFWWDSNLDKKKICWVSWDSLTQPKYAGGLGFRDVEMFNDALLAKIGWRLITNPDSLLGQVLLGKYAKYSSFMDVQLTGSASHGWRSILAGREILCKGLSWVIDSGERVRVWKDPWLSCGIPTTPIGPPNSHNENLLVSDLLCPVSNEWDFDRIRQHIPQYEDDIMHIITSHASSDDRLVWLFEKTGVYSTKSGYGVGIKDQAVLPPTLTLYN; encoded by the exons ATGGATTCTCGTCCAAGTTTTACCAATCCTACTGGCACATTATTGGCCCCGACATCATCCGAGGACATCAGACTCTTCTTCACTACGGGCGTTCTCCACCGGCAACAAAACGAGACTCATGTCCGTCTGATTCCCAAAGTTACCGCAGCTAGAAGGGTTGCTGAGTACCGTCCGATATCTCTCTGCAACACTCATTACAAGATCATTGCCAAAATCTTGACCCGAAGATTGAAACCTCTTCTCCCGCAGTTGATCTCGAGGTCTCAGTCTGCTTTCGTTGCTGGCCGAGCCATTGGTGATAACGTCCTCATAACCCATGAAACTCTCCACTTCCTTCGTACGTCAGAGGTGAAGAAATATTGCTCAATGGCCGTgaaaacggatatgagtaaggcGTACGACCGGATCGAGTGGGACTTTCTCCGAGCAGTTCTCGAACAGCTTGGCTTTGCGCAGATTTGGGTGGATTGGGTTATGGCTTGTGTTGAGACA GTACTCTCCTCGATGTGTGAAAAGGCGCAGAACAACGGGTCCCTTCCAGGTGTGCGAGTCTCTCGCGGAAGCCACGCCATCACCCACCTCTTGTTCGCCGATGATACCATGTTCTTCTGCAAATCCAGTGCCTCCAGTGTAGCTACACTCCTCGGTATCCTGCGTACTTATGAGAGCCTGTCGGGACAGTGCATCAACTTCTCGACGTCCTCGATTACATTTTCTGCCAAAACTCCTATGGAAGTAAAAACCAGAGTTAAAGATACTCTGAACATCGAGACTGAAGGTGGCTTGG AAATCACACAGTTGGACTACGCGTTTTCTGTCGAGAGCCGGAAACAGGTGCTCCTCAAAGCAGTCCTTGTAGCTATGCCCTGTTATACCATGTCATGCTTCAAAATCCCCCTCTCACTATGCAAGCAAATCCAATCCCTCCTCACGAGATTTTGGTGGGACTCTAATCTggataagaagaagatatgcTGGGTGTCTTGGGACTCTCTCACTCAACCGAAGTATGCCGGTGGTCTTGGATTCCGAGATGTAGAAATGTTCAATGATGCTCTGCTTGCTAAGATAGGATGGCGTCTGATCACTAATCCGGACTCTCTGCTAGGCCAGGTCCTATTGGGAAAATACGCTAAATACTCGTCCTTCATGGACGTCCAACTCACCGGAAGCGCCTCACATGGGTGGCGGAGTATCCTAGCAGGGAGAGAGATTCTTTGCAAGGGTCTCAGTTGGGTCATTGACAGCGGTGAAAGGGTTAGAGTCTGGAAGGATCCTTGGCTTTCATGTGGGATCCCTACTACACCTATAGGACCACCGAACAGCCATAACGAGAACTTGCTTGTTAGCGATCTCCTCTGCCCAGTATCGAATGAATGGGACTTCGATAGAATCAGACAGCATATACCTCAGTATGAGGATGATATCATGCACATTATCACTAGCCATGCTTCCTCTGATGATCGATTAGTCTGGCTCTTTGAGAAGACAGGGGTGTACTCCACCAAATCTGGGTACGGCGTAGGCATCAAAGATCAAGCGGTGCTTCCCCCTACTCTCACTTTGTATAACTAG